One window of the Nitrospinota bacterium genome contains the following:
- the sdhC gene encoding succinate dehydrogenase, cytochrome b556 subunit produces the protein MRYKWQLGGISWVLHRITGIGITLFLLIHILEVSSLLKGSEAFNQAMEFIQQPIFVLGEIALLGAIIYHSLNGIRILIIDFGKGSLYQKKLFWAFMVAAIILFIIGTLPVLHLLTESFPGRLSS, from the coding sequence ATGAGATATAAATGGCAATTGGGTGGAATATCCTGGGTATTACACAGAATCACTGGTATAGGGATCACCCTTTTTCTATTGATCCACATACTAGAGGTAAGTAGTCTATTAAAAGGCTCAGAAGCCTTTAATCAGGCAATGGAGTTTATCCAACAACCAATTTTTGTGCTTGGTGAGATAGCATTATTGGGAGCAATTATATATCATTCTTTGAATGGCATCAGGATCCTCATCATAGATTTTGGAAAAGGTTCGCTTTACCAAAAGAAGCTTTTTTGGGCCTTTATGGTAGCAGCAATTATTCTTTTTATCATTGGGACTCTCCCTGTTTTACACTTATTAACAGAATCGTTTCCTGGAAGATTATCTTCTTGA